GAAATATGATGGTGCGTCCTGCTCAGCTTATCTTGGCTCGGTGAGAGACACACAtcggatggtgtgtgtgtgtgtgtgcgtgtgtgtgtaaagctATCAGGCTTTATCTTTCAGGGGGAAACAGGAGCTGCCATTCAGCCCACTTTGGCCCAGTGTAAATTTAAACAGTTAATCCACTTGATTTATTTACAAAGACTGCAAATGCTCAGGAAATACCTTGTTTTTAATAGATAGTGGCCTATAATAAGATAGGCTCATTATTCTAGTCTATCGGTCAGTATGTGCCTGGAAAGTAGTTGGCCAAGAGAAACGAGTTTCAGTTTAgctcatttaaataattaatatcacACAGTTTCGCCAATCAAAGGCCCTTTATCAGCAGCTTTCTCTCTTCAAAGAGATGTCTTATCAGCAGCTCACAGCCTATCAGATCCTAATGCTTCTGATAGCTGACTGAAAATCCCATCTGCTCTCACTCTATGTCAAATTCTTTACATTTTCCCCAAGTGGAGTAGAGGTGAGAACTGAATTACAATTAGAGACTGGCAAATCAAGTTTAATCAAAGGAAGTAATAAGACCTCTTTGTCTGAATGCTACTGGCTCAAAGTTTAGTAAAAAGCTCATGTGATTGTATGCAACATGTATTTAAACCTCACCACCAAACATCTGGAATACaacgtaaaaaaacaacagaaagcagaataaaatcattttaaaatcactGTCAGAGTTGTGCCTTCTGACACACAATCTGTACCACAGCTTCATGAAAATGTAGAGATTTCTTTGTCTTTAAGGTTTCATTGCAGTTACTTGTCTTGTCccttgtgtttatttgcatgtaGAAGGTGGTTGGATTTTTTTAACCGTGTGCCTGAACGCTTAGAGAGCTGTCTTGAAAgtattttttcttaaagcaCGACAATTTTTCTCATTTCCATTTTAGTTATTCTTCATTTAATGTGTGCGTAATGTTTCAGATTGCTGACGTAGAACTAAAATATTCCTTCATCAGatttgatctgtttttaaactaTCTTTTCAAAAACCTTGTGAAGCTTCAGGGCGCACACAAAGACTCTCAGTGGTTCTTAAACGTGCTTCAAGACAAAAAATACTTCAAATCTGCCAAGTAATTGATCATATTTATGTCATTTATTCCAGGGTTTAGAAGAGGAGGCCGTGCCATGAGAGTTGACCTGTGAGCCTGAGCCAAGAAGCCCAAACAGCCTTTGtatttgtgtcctgtgtgaactGGAGCCACTGTCCAACCATGAGGAGCAGCTCTCATGTCCTGCCTCTGGGTGTGCTCACGGCTCTGCTGCTGTCTCAGGTCTGCTCCGGCATCAAATGGCTGTAAGTATAATACTCGTCTCATTCTTTAGGCACTTTCACCGGCTTTACATTCAAACGATGTCCAAACGGATGACGATGACCTCATGAAGATATTGCGCGGCCTCTTTCCGCAGTGTTTTATGGAGTGGAGGGCCCGTGGCAGCTTTGAAACAGGCCCCAAACATTCCTCAGGTTGCTCCTGATCGAGGGAGAGGCTGTGTGTTCTGTGCATGTGTATCTGATGAAGGGGACAGTAGATTAGCTGGCAGTTCTTTTGGTTTTATTAACTTTATTGCAGCTTCCGTAAAAGAACACGGCGTGCATATTTCCGTTCCAAGATCTCAGATCAAATGTCCCCTTAGAAGAAGATAAGAATAGAAAATAAGATGGTGATGACGAGGCGCCATGGTGGCGCAGACAGTGCCAGTGTGTGTAGTCTAGTTAGGCCTCAATCAGTGTAAAAATGTCCTGCAGAGGGAAGCTGCAATGTCATAAATGTTGACACAAATGTTGATTGCTCGAACAGAGCACCACGCTGTTTTTATGGTAGCGTGAAAGTAAACAATAATTTTCACCATATTTTTGGAAAGTCCGTAAAATTCCCGAGTTGCTATTTTTTGAATTTGTTTATGTTTCGATTGAATGTTTTGCGTGGTGTTGTTTGGTATTCTTATAAACTCTTCAAGGTTTCTCTTTCTcgagtttttatctgtttgtcgGAGCACTGAAAACACGACTTTTTGGCTTTGGCTTTTCCAAAACTATCCGTGGCTTCTTATCAGCACGAGTGGTTGTAATTCTCACAGTGGGAAGACTTAAGCAGATGTGCCCATGAGAGTCGGGATGGCATGTGCTAAATCTAAGCTCTCTTACAGTCTTGATAATGCACAGCGGTGCAATGTAAAACAGATGCGGCTGTAAACACCTGTGAGTGCCGGGTTACCACCGGCCCAGCGGAGTCACAGCTTATCATTGGGCACAGAGTGGCGGCCCCTCGGCCCCCCTATAATGCAAAACAGGCCGAGGAGCAGGCGGCGCTGCACGGTTCTCACGAACTCTCAGCAggcacagagagcagagatcaGAGCTGACCTGCTCTGCCTGTGGTTTCTCTATTAACTTAATACTCAATAACTTTAAAACCTTTGAATCAAATGTGTGCACCCTTTAATAGTCTGTAAACAGATGATTCATGTCGAGCTGAGGACAGCGCTTTCCGTGGTGGAAAATGCAAATGTCAGGGATCTATCAGACTGTGGATCtgaatttagtgttttttttatatttctcagAATATCTTGAAGCCCCTTCCGTGCTTCGACAAAAGAAAAGCCCCGTGCCAAGAACGTGTCACTTATGTTTTATGAATCCTCGGCTGGCTTTCCTTCGGGATTCTCGCTGTGATAAGATGGCTCTTCTCTGCAACGCGGGCCAAAATATTTCCCTGCCTGAAGCATTATCTGTTTCAATTTTTCAATTGTTTGCTCTGATGTGTCTCAGAGGCTCGAAATGTGTATACACGACAAACTCAAATCGCTAACACGCCGCTGTAACTAAGACTCATAGCTTTCTTATTCCCATAAACGCGATCATTTTACAActcataaaacaaacaaaaaaataaagcaatcatacacaatattatcacctgcgcaattaaagcagcagtaggcgagattggagcgaatatgattaaaacaagttaattttataaaacggtcactatatcctgacagtagtgcatcagacaggtaatctgaaaaatatcatgtacctccttgtcctccggtgctcctaattgcatctgcaagatttaacagaccggaggaaaacaaccaatcaaagcCGAGCTgcagcctgccgtctctgagcagctgtcaatcactcgataactccgatcaaaccgtcaaactaggcaacgctgatcaaatatgaatcaatattctgttactgtaatgcgtaTTTCTTGCCTTAAATTTTTTCAGGAACATCTTTGTCATCAGGTtatgtttaactgtaaaatgagaaagtttgtgacccagcctccatgttgagatcagttgaggaaataccaagcacagcccaccagccggagcaaactttttcattttacagctaaacagtacaatacaagatgtttctgaaaacattttacgcggGAAATAGGGATAACAgtagcagaatattgattcatatttgatcagcgctgcctagtttgaccgtttgatcagagttcgcgagtgattgacagctgcctccgctgaatgaacaaccaataggaacgctctctctctgaaatgacctgtgattggccaaagtctcccgtcacgggctagattttttaaagcctgaaaacagagccatgaggaggtgcagaagtctagttttctctcagaacacttgaattacaatatgctgaaaggttattgtgaattttttgcccaatgatgccagaaaaacattctgcctactgccgcatTAAGAATGTTGTATAATGCATACTGACcaatacattttgtttgtgtttaggtCGATATCACACGCCCCTACATCTTTACACGTCAACCAGACCCAACACTGTAAGTTGCTGCCCGGCATGGTGTCCTCCCAAGCTCAGCTGTGCCGCAGCAACCTGGAGCTCATGCAAACCATCATCACAGCCGCCCGCGAAGTCAAGAAAACATGTCAGAAGACCTTTGCTGATATGCGTTGGAACTGCTCCTCCATCGACATCCCCGTTGACGCTACCAAGTATCGGCCAGACCTCGACCGAGGTATGGTCACATTATAAACAGTTTTGAACGACGGCACGGATGCTTTTGTTTCCAAAGAGCCACTCCAAGTTTTTTACCCACAAGAGTCTGATGTTTACGGTCATTGACATGCAATGAATATCCAAAGCCGAGGTCTTTAAGTGCTGCATGCAGTTCAGTAACTGGTGAAACGATCCTCCGCCACAATAGATTTATCTGTTTGTATTAACATGACTGCGATCTAAACAACTTTGATACAGAATTATGTCCTTTTCAAAAAGGACCTCTGGTTCTAAGACTGctggaaagagctgtctgacagcgaagTAAAggggctgtggacgggagcagcagaaaaacttattttagtcacctaaaaaatCTATATAATTTTAAGTGTACgccatatttagaatattttcacagcttcacgttgccatcagacagtcctttccgACAGGGAGCTGAACTCGTTATACCGCTGTCATCGCTACattaatcggttagtttgtttgtgtcattgcgtgactttcggatctgaactaacgtggcatccacggcagtacattgcttagttTCCAGGCCGCCACAatagatttatttgtttattttaacatgACTGCGTACAGAATTATATCCTTTTGAAAAAGGATTTCTGGTTCTAAGACAACATGTTGCCCCATCTTTCCACTTTTTTGCTGCCAGCCATATTATTCCATCATTTATTACAAAGGAGCCTTCACCAGTGGCTTGTACGGAAGTACTGAAGCTGTACTGTACTGAAGCCCCAAATCCATGATATAAAAATGAGCTTGTTTTTTCCGAAATCCACAGCATTATCTGACTGCACGCCTGTTTGCACTGCAGTCTGGCTGCAAAAGtctaatgcaaaaaaaaggacCTTGAGTCAGCCAGAGGCAGTTGCTGGGTTGTGGGTGGGGGAGCTGTGCAGCACTCCCCAGAAAGTACATGGCTGCCATTTGCCAAATGAACAGTCTGCACCGAACAGGAAATGGCTCATCTCTGTCCGGGAAAGGCTTTGATCTAACCAGCCCACGGTCATACGTGATTTCTTCCCTTACTTCCAATTGCTCCCCGGCCTTTAACATATGTGCTTTCTGTGTACGCACATCACCGCCAATTACATCAGTGCTCACTCTGTGTTACAACGAGAGCACCGACGGACTATGTTTGATGGTTTAATTTTGTGCActcaatttcattttattcactGAGACAGTAGAACTGCAAGAGGGAAATAGGACAGACGTATAGCAGAGTTGATTATACAACAGAAGTGATTTGAGAACGTTCTGTGGATGTTTTGATTTGctgtaataacttttcatcattGGAACAAGCATAAATTCAAGCTGGATATTATACGCTTCATGCTAGGacctaaaaaatacattataacaAATGGTAGTATTCTGACAACCAGAGTAGAAAAACAGATTAATCTTACTAAATCAGATTGTTTCAGACAGAATATTCACACACTGTACTGGTATATGTTACGTAAATATTATTTCATGTATAACATATCTGAACCAACAGGGGCTTTGATACTACTAACTGCTAGAgctgaaaattaaaataatcaactattttaatttattaattgttaaaggggaactacgcccattttcaaaattcacacatgttattcctatggtctaagacagtccaaaaaatattataatatacatgaacaactctctcccaaaacTCCAAACTAGaatgctaaaactcaaacttgtgatgccATAGGAAGGGCTGACTCAAATGCTTCgcagctttgaccgttgccatggtattcgacctccaaatcaagtatgtaataataatgtgtaaatcccaaaatagcccatgaaataaggaatactcccacaacattattcattattcaacatgaattattattagttattttcagatgaatatcgctgtttgttataTTTAGAGGTGTGTGCGCGTGGCACTGTCCAGGGCACTGAAACAgggaagatggagacagacagacagaagaacacatcagcctgctgcgctgcaCTGCggcttctctggtttctggctttgagagagaggagctcatgttaactgaactttactaggccatggaaataacataggAATTCTGAATTTAGTTGGTGTTTCcctttaaagtaatttttcaagaaaaaatgccaaacatgtTATAAAATGTgacgatttgctgcttttctttattttgtgtgaTTGCAAACTTGAGTTTTGAACTGTTgggtggaaaaaacaagacttCTGACGACGTCACTTTTGGCTACTATGGAAACTATAAATCTGGCATTTAATAGGCCAGATTACTCGGCTAATCGAGAAAagaattgacaatgaaaataatcgttagccCTAATAACTGGCTGACTGTAATTTGTGCAAAAGTGTTAGCATTGAACTCGAGAATGGCTTTGATGTCTGCATTGTCAGTCTTCTATTTTCACCTATATAATTTGGGCTTCTTCTGTTTCGACAGGAACAAGAGAGGCTGCATTTGTCTACGCCCTGTCCGCAGCAACCATCAGCCACACCATAGCACGGGCGTGCACTTCTGGAGATTTGCGTGTGTGCTCGTGCGGTCCTATTCCCGCGGAGATCCCAGAGCCTGGCTATCGCTGGGGCGGCTGCGCTGACAACCTGCACTACGGTTTGATCATGGGCTCCAAGTTCTCCGACGCGCCCATGAAGATGAAGCGTGCGGGCTCCCATGCCAACAAACTGATGCACCTACACAACAGCGAAGTCGGAAGACAAGTAAGCAATGTGGCCACATTGTTACTCGACGTAAAACAAGTGcaaaatatttctaaataagttttacatgtttttcttgAACGGGGCACAACAATTTAAATTGTAAATGTATTATGGATTCTATGCCTGATGTGGACTGTATCTTATTTGTATCAATGTCATCATGTCTAGGCATTGAGAGATGCGCTGGTGATGAAGTGTAAATGTCATGGTGTGTCCGGCTCCTGCTCCATAAGGACCTGCTGGAGAGGCCTGCAAGACCTACGGGAGATCGCCATGGACCTGAAGACAAAGTACCTGTCTGCCACCAAAGTTGTTCACCGGCCTATGGGGACACGCAAGCAGCTGGTACCCAAAGACATTGACATCAGGCCGGTGAGGGAGAACGAGCTGGTCTACCTGCAGAGCTCCTCGGACTTCTGTGTTCAGAATGACAAGCAGGGCTCCATCGGCACACAGGACAGGTGAGACTGCCACGTCACATCCTTGTGTTTGACTGTGAGTGTGCAGGAGAAAGAGGGGGATATTTGGTGGTAGTGATAGATTTCTGTTGTTTGGTCCGACTCATATCAGTGACAGACCCACGCAGCTGACAAACAGGAAATGACCGATCCTGAATGTCTAGTCATCCAGGATGTTGACTCTAGTGAAGTGCCGTCCTGCCTTGGTGGTAGTTTGCAGGCTGGCTGATA
This portion of the Sebastes umbrosus isolate fSebUmb1 chromosome 17, fSebUmb1.pri, whole genome shotgun sequence genome encodes:
- the wnt11 gene encoding protein Wnt-11 is translated as MRSSSHVLPLGVLTALLLSQVCSGIKWLSISHAPTSLHVNQTQHCKLLPGMVSSQAQLCRSNLELMQTIITAAREVKKTCQKTFADMRWNCSSIDIPVDATKYRPDLDRGTREAAFVYALSAATISHTIARACTSGDLRVCSCGPIPAEIPEPGYRWGGCADNLHYGLIMGSKFSDAPMKMKRAGSHANKLMHLHNSEVGRQALRDALVMKCKCHGVSGSCSIRTCWRGLQDLREIAMDLKTKYLSATKVVHRPMGTRKQLVPKDIDIRPVRENELVYLQSSSDFCVQNDKQGSIGTQDRQCNKTSLGSDSCDLMCCGRGYNPYTEKLVERCHCKYHWCCYVTCKKCERIVERYVCK